The Metabacillus schmidteae genome has a segment encoding these proteins:
- a CDS encoding alpha-glycosidase yields MLKEAVYHRPKNNFAYAYDKETLHIRLRTKKGDVTKVYLIFGDPYQWTKEGWNNSTKPMSLEGSDELFDYWFVAVKPDYRRLRYGFELHSQNESIVYGERGFIDHDPKDSGFYFCFPFLNQVDVFQAPEWVKDTVWYQIFPERFANGCPELDPKGVLPWGSEDPKPTSFFGGDFEGIIQHIDHLVDLGITGIYFTPIFKAPSNHKYDTINYLEIDPQFGDKKTFKKLVEICHENGIRVMLDAVFNHSGFYFDAFQDILENQENSKYIDWFHLREFPVKPLPEPNYDTFAFTHMMPKLNTENPEVKEYLLRVGRYWVEEFDIDGWRLDVANEVDHQFWREFRTAVKSVKPELYILGEIWHDSMPWLQGDQFDAVMNYPFTEAALDFLAKDKIQAEDFAHKLTSVLTLYPKNVNEVAFNLLGSHDTPRILTICHDSKEKLRLLFLLQLSFLGTPCIYYGDEIGLTGENDPGCRKCMVWDKEEQDLELFSFVKKLISLRKRYKVLGNYGEFEILETNNRTNHIIYSKKSNDEMIIIAINNSSKKIEVNIPYDFTGKIPFDIWNNELVKENSRIELAPYGFSIIQVK; encoded by the coding sequence TTGTTAAAAGAAGCTGTTTATCACAGACCGAAAAACAATTTTGCGTATGCATATGACAAGGAAACACTTCACATTCGTCTTCGTACTAAAAAAGGTGATGTAACAAAAGTGTATTTAATTTTTGGAGATCCGTATCAGTGGACGAAGGAAGGATGGAATAATTCTACGAAACCAATGTCTTTAGAAGGATCAGATGAGTTATTTGATTATTGGTTTGTTGCGGTGAAGCCTGATTACCGCAGGTTACGCTATGGATTTGAATTACATTCTCAAAATGAATCTATCGTATATGGAGAAAGAGGATTTATAGATCATGATCCGAAAGATTCGGGGTTTTATTTTTGCTTTCCATTCTTAAATCAAGTGGATGTATTTCAAGCACCAGAGTGGGTGAAGGATACTGTATGGTACCAAATATTCCCTGAAAGATTTGCAAATGGTTGTCCAGAATTAGACCCTAAGGGAGTACTACCGTGGGGAAGTGAGGATCCAAAGCCAACTAGTTTCTTTGGTGGAGATTTTGAAGGGATTATTCAACATATAGATCATTTAGTTGACCTGGGAATTACGGGAATTTACTTTACTCCAATATTTAAGGCTCCATCCAACCATAAATATGACACAATCAATTACTTAGAAATTGATCCTCAGTTTGGAGACAAAAAAACCTTCAAGAAACTAGTTGAAATTTGCCATGAAAATGGTATCCGTGTCATGCTCGATGCCGTATTCAACCATAGTGGTTTTTACTTCGATGCATTTCAGGATATTCTAGAAAATCAGGAAAACTCCAAGTACATAGATTGGTTTCATTTAAGAGAGTTTCCTGTAAAGCCTCTACCCGAACCTAATTATGATACATTCGCATTTACACATATGATGCCGAAATTGAATACTGAAAACCCAGAGGTAAAGGAATATTTACTTAGAGTTGGTCGTTATTGGGTTGAAGAATTCGATATTGATGGCTGGCGTCTAGATGTTGCAAATGAAGTTGATCACCAATTTTGGAGAGAATTTAGAACAGCGGTTAAGTCAGTTAAACCAGAATTATATATCTTAGGGGAAATTTGGCACGACTCAATGCCATGGTTACAAGGAGATCAATTCGATGCTGTAATGAATTATCCTTTTACAGAAGCAGCGTTAGATTTTTTGGCAAAAGATAAAATACAGGCCGAAGATTTTGCACACAAGTTAACAAGCGTACTAACTTTATATCCGAAAAATGTAAATGAAGTAGCATTTAATTTACTAGGAAGCCACGATACTCCAAGAATTTTAACGATTTGCCATGATAGCAAGGAGAAACTAAGGCTTTTATTCTTATTACAGTTATCCTTTTTGGGGACACCTTGTATTTATTATGGGGATGAAATTGGTTTAACTGGTGAAAATGATCCTGGATGTCGAAAATGTATGGTTTGGGATAAAGAAGAACAAGATCTTGAATTGTTTAGTTTTGTCAAAAAGCTAATTTCATTGAGAAAAAGGTATAAGGTATTGGGGAATTATGGGGAATTTGAAATTTTAGAAACAAACAATCGTACGAATCATATTATCTATTCAAAGAAATCAAATGATGAAATGATTATTATTGCAATAAATAATTCAAGTAAAAAAATAGAAGTGAATATCCCATATGACTTTACTGGAAAAATTCCATTTGATATATGGAACAATGAACTGGTAAAAGAAAACTCGAGGATTGAATTGGCTCCATATGGTTTCTCTATCATTCAAGTAAAATAA
- a CDS encoding glycoside hydrolase family 13 protein has protein sequence MKKVWWKEAVAYQVYPRSFNDSNGDGIGDLQGMIQKLDYIKSLGIDVIWICPMYKSPNDDNGYDISDYQDIMDDFGTMQDFDQLLEEVHKRDMKLIIDLVINHTSDEHPWFIESSSSKDSPKRDWYIWRDGKGNKEPNNWESIFSGSAWKYDEKTKQYFMHIFSARQPDLNWENPDVRTALYEMINWWLDKGIDGFRVDAISHIKKISGLPDLPNPKELDYVPSYQGHMNREGIQEFLQELKEETFDKYDIMTVGEANGVSTSQAEEWVGEENGKFNMIFQFEHLGLWDKGSNGGVDLHSLRRALTKWQKALESNGWNALFLENHDQPRSVSTWGNDKKFHVQSSKSLATMYFLMQGTPFIYQGQEIGMTNVKFESINQYNDIGMVNYYNIETAKGRAHEDVMQVIWERGRDNSRTPMQWDDSENAGFTSGSPWLGINPNYKEINVKQQQNNPDSILNYFKCLIRLRKDHEVLVYGDYNNINERHTKVYSYTRTKGDDQILVMCNLFQDQITYKLPKKLKFTSSKLLLANYQNDDTLGYSIKLRPYETRVYKLSR, from the coding sequence ATGAAAAAAGTATGGTGGAAGGAAGCGGTTGCATATCAAGTCTATCCAAGATCTTTCAATGACAGTAATGGTGATGGAATTGGTGATTTACAAGGAATGATACAAAAACTAGATTATATAAAGAGTCTAGGTATCGATGTCATTTGGATTTGCCCAATGTATAAATCCCCTAATGATGATAATGGATATGATATATCTGATTACCAGGACATTATGGACGATTTTGGTACAATGCAAGATTTTGATCAATTGTTAGAAGAAGTTCATAAGCGGGATATGAAGCTAATTATTGATTTAGTAATAAATCATACATCTGATGAACATCCATGGTTTATAGAATCTAGTTCCTCAAAAGATAGTCCAAAAAGGGATTGGTATATCTGGAGAGACGGTAAAGGTAATAAAGAACCAAATAATTGGGAAAGTATTTTCTCAGGTTCCGCTTGGAAATATGACGAAAAAACCAAACAGTATTTCATGCATATTTTTTCTGCAAGACAACCCGATTTAAATTGGGAAAATCCAGATGTTCGCACAGCTCTTTATGAAATGATTAATTGGTGGCTTGATAAAGGTATTGATGGTTTCCGAGTTGATGCCATTAGTCACATTAAGAAAATTTCAGGATTACCTGATTTACCAAACCCGAAAGAGTTAGACTACGTCCCTTCATATCAAGGACATATGAATCGTGAAGGAATACAAGAGTTTCTTCAAGAGTTAAAAGAGGAAACATTTGATAAGTACGATATTATGACCGTTGGTGAAGCGAATGGAGTATCTACTAGTCAAGCGGAAGAGTGGGTTGGCGAAGAAAACGGTAAGTTTAATATGATCTTTCAGTTTGAGCATTTGGGATTATGGGATAAGGGTTCAAATGGTGGAGTCGATTTACATTCTTTACGTAGAGCCTTAACGAAATGGCAAAAAGCGCTTGAAAGTAATGGTTGGAATGCTTTGTTTTTAGAAAATCATGATCAACCACGGAGTGTATCTACATGGGGTAACGATAAGAAGTTTCATGTTCAAAGTTCGAAAAGTTTGGCAACCATGTATTTTTTAATGCAAGGAACACCATTTATTTATCAGGGACAAGAAATTGGAATGACGAATGTAAAGTTTGAATCTATCAATCAATATAACGATATAGGAATGGTCAACTACTATAATATTGAGACCGCAAAGGGAAGGGCCCATGAGGATGTCATGCAGGTTATTTGGGAGCGCGGAAGAGATAATAGTCGAACACCAATGCAGTGGGATGATAGTGAAAATGCAGGATTTACCTCTGGATCACCTTGGTTAGGAATAAACCCAAACTATAAAGAGATAAATGTCAAACAACAACAAAATAATCCAGATTCAATATTAAATTATTTTAAATGTTTAATTCGACTCCGCAAAGATCATGAAGTATTAGTATATGGAGATTATAACAATATAAATGAAAGACATACCAAGGTGTATTCGTATACAAGAACCAAAGGTGACGATCAAATTCTAGTTATGTGTAATCTTTTTCAAGATCAAATTACATACAAGCTTCCTAAAAAATTAAAATTCACCTCAAGTAAATTATTACTTGCTAACTACCAAAACGATGATACCCTTGGTTATTCTATTAAACTAAGACCGTATGAAACAAGAGTCTATAAGCTAAGTAGATAA
- a CDS encoding metallophosphoesterase — translation MQLFGILFLLFFFAMNMYIGYNGWIWLNSKFMFTYKKTYFSVIGFLSVSFILGRILDLKILDTVGSYWMVVVGYSIVVLPIANIIYFALKKKGKFQIGIGVLVFFAFVFIYGSYNAWNTTVRNYEVHIDKQSEMKKLKVLLASDIHIGEKIGTHNLLQMVEIVKEQNPDIVLIAGDIINNEMEPYLTNKIGDIMKEIKGPLGVYAVPGNHDYYENKVDALETEIEKNGIHFLQDEVINVNELFYIVGRQDFTEKDRKHISELVADLDQSKPMIMIDHQPRELGAAEESGVDIIVSGHTHRGQLFPANFITNRLFENDWGYLQKEQLHSFTSSGLGLWGPELRIGSQSEVMVIDVTFK, via the coding sequence ATGCAACTTTTCGGAATTTTATTTTTACTATTCTTCTTTGCAATGAACATGTACATCGGCTACAATGGCTGGATTTGGTTAAATTCAAAATTTATGTTTACATATAAAAAAACATACTTCTCTGTAATAGGCTTTTTATCAGTCTCTTTTATCCTAGGTAGAATACTAGATTTAAAGATACTCGACACCGTTGGCAGTTATTGGATGGTTGTGGTTGGGTACAGTATTGTTGTACTGCCTATTGCAAATATTATTTACTTTGCATTAAAAAAGAAAGGAAAGTTTCAAATTGGAATAGGGGTTTTGGTATTTTTCGCATTTGTCTTTATATATGGTTCATATAATGCATGGAATACAACCGTTAGAAATTACGAAGTACATATTGATAAGCAATCGGAAATGAAGAAATTAAAGGTGCTGCTTGCATCTGACATTCATATAGGTGAAAAAATCGGGACACATAACTTATTGCAAATGGTCGAGATTGTTAAAGAGCAGAATCCTGATATTGTTTTAATTGCTGGAGATATCATTAATAACGAGATGGAACCTTATCTAACTAATAAAATCGGGGATATCATGAAGGAAATAAAAGGTCCTCTAGGAGTCTATGCGGTTCCAGGCAATCACGATTATTATGAGAATAAGGTTGATGCTTTGGAAACCGAAATAGAAAAAAACGGTATTCACTTCCTACAAGATGAAGTAATCAACGTTAATGAGCTATTTTATATAGTAGGAAGACAAGATTTCACTGAAAAAGATCGAAAGCATATTAGCGAATTGGTTGCTGATTTAGATCAATCTAAACCAATGATTATGATTGACCATCAGCCAAGAGAACTTGGTGCTGCCGAGGAAAGTGGTGTAGATATCATTGTTTCAGGCCATACACATAGAGGCCAGCTTTTCCCAGCAAACTTCATTACAAACAGATTATTTGAAAATGACTGGGGCTATTTACAAAAAGAACAACTCCATTCATTCACCTCATCAGGACTTGGTTTATGGGGACCGGAATTAAGAATTGGAAGTCAATCAGAAGTAATGGTGATTGATGTAACCTTTAAATAA
- a CDS encoding YtxH domain-containing protein, which translates to MTQVVSYKNSNVSSNEEEQNGKLVKGMVWGAVIGGALAMLDSNTRQKVASNTKSLKDNTIEMVGQVKNDPSGVKNDLQERIKSAQSILKDAINDAQNLYEKINGEIVGQVNQVKEESTDILSTAKEATSELKDIGGKVKEAGAEVMDENNNQSSGSMNSVSTSNNSTGFNSNSPKNNDSKLPGQIGR; encoded by the coding sequence ATGACACAAGTAGTTTCCTATAAAAATTCGAATGTTTCATCAAACGAAGAAGAACAGAACGGAAAGCTAGTAAAAGGAATGGTTTGGGGAGCAGTAATTGGCGGAGCACTAGCCATGCTTGACTCAAACACGAGACAGAAAGTAGCTTCCAATACGAAGAGTTTGAAAGACAATACAATAGAAATGGTTGGACAAGTGAAAAATGATCCATCCGGTGTTAAAAACGACCTACAAGAACGAATCAAATCAGCCCAATCTATTTTAAAGGACGCCATCAACGATGCTCAAAACCTATATGAAAAGATAAATGGAGAAATTGTCGGCCAGGTCAACCAAGTCAAAGAGGAGTCAACAGATATTCTTTCGACTGCCAAGGAAGCTACATCCGAGCTTAAAGACATCGGCGGAAAGGTAAAGGAAGCTGGCGCAGAAGTTATGGATGAAAACAATAACCAATCAAGCGGTTCCATGAATAGTGTTTCTACTTCAAATAATAGTACTGGCTTTAACAGCAATTCACCCAAAAACAATGACAGTAAATTACCAGGTCAAATTGGACGATAA
- a CDS encoding cupredoxin domain-containing protein — MSVKKWVTGLVVVLAMIVVVTTLGSRGVFAESEVVTQPMESVKSIEVELNDDYFNPKVITISNGTTTTLILKNKGKKEHTFTVEKLEIDAEVQPGKEKSITVKPKQLGTFELICRYHLQEGMVGKVIVK, encoded by the coding sequence ATGTCTGTGAAAAAGTGGGTAACAGGATTGGTCGTTGTGCTTGCGATGATTGTGGTTGTGACAACTCTAGGCTCACGCGGCGTATTTGCCGAATCCGAAGTTGTAACTCAGCCTATGGAGTCGGTAAAATCGATTGAGGTTGAGTTGAACGATGATTACTTTAATCCGAAAGTTATCACTATTTCGAATGGAACAACCACAACGTTGATATTGAAAAATAAAGGTAAGAAAGAGCATACCTTCACAGTGGAAAAGCTAGAAATTGACGCTGAGGTTCAGCCTGGAAAAGAAAAAAGCATTACCGTGAAACCGAAACAGCTTGGTACATTTGAACTGATATGTCGGTACCATCTCCAGGAAGGAATGGTTGGAAAAGTAATAGTCAAATAG
- a CDS encoding DUF3231 family protein, with protein MVNVWETVMDAMKSMTDQDEDQPLHVGEVMGCWMYLAGLELAKTSVQAAINTTTDNELKAMLEEDMKLGTSQRKRLHDFMIKEGITLPSAPEDMPISEPNSVPPGVKLTDDVIANELSLKIISLIMRAAGAASESIRTDVGLLFIQFQTEKLAFATRLKQLMRKRGWIKVPPFYVPPGSNNR; from the coding sequence ATGGTAAATGTATGGGAAACAGTTATGGATGCCATGAAATCCATGACAGATCAAGATGAAGATCAACCTCTTCATGTAGGAGAAGTGATGGGATGCTGGATGTACTTAGCAGGCCTTGAATTAGCAAAAACTTCTGTTCAAGCAGCTATAAATACCACAACAGATAATGAACTAAAAGCAATGCTTGAAGAAGACATGAAACTAGGAACCAGTCAAAGGAAACGACTTCACGATTTTATGATTAAGGAAGGAATTACATTACCATCTGCACCTGAAGATATGCCAATATCAGAACCTAACAGTGTTCCTCCCGGTGTTAAATTAACGGATGATGTCATTGCAAACGAATTATCTTTAAAAATTATTAGTTTAATTATGCGTGCTGCTGGCGCTGCTTCAGAATCGATACGTACCGATGTAGGTTTATTGTTTATTCAATTTCAAACAGAAAAATTAGCTTTCGCAACTAGATTAAAACAGTTAATGCGCAAGCGAGGATGGATTAAAGTCCCTCCTTTTTACGTCCCACCTGGTTCTAACAACCGTTAG
- a CDS encoding AraC family transcriptional regulator: MNSLDIFNELSELIKLGINSCSEVAHPNSWIERRQHKDYDLWCIQEGQIEIRIQEEVYLASEGDLILFTPKISYTATTLSTGCKFIFTHFDLSLGDHIRILDNFQLSGIINTTLVEEELALFLDTYNQYKHNAPMSGIRLKGCLTILIAKILEQYGRNQYRGQFMHDPTNQKMTMDLVKLQPVFDFIHEHLHQPIRVEEIADVAGMSEKYFISYFKQSIGLTPGRYIYQLKMNRARELLYLKRYSIQQIASMLGYPDPYSFSKAFKKYYKVPPSKFVW; this comes from the coding sequence ATGAATAGTTTAGATATCTTCAACGAACTTTCAGAGCTCATCAAGCTGGGAATAAACTCTTGTAGTGAAGTTGCACATCCTAATAGTTGGATTGAAAGAAGACAACATAAGGATTATGACTTATGGTGCATTCAAGAAGGACAGATTGAAATTCGTATTCAAGAAGAGGTGTATCTCGCTTCAGAGGGAGATTTGATTCTTTTCACTCCAAAAATTTCCTATACTGCTACAACCTTAAGTACCGGTTGCAAATTTATCTTCACACACTTCGATCTTAGTCTCGGGGATCATATCAGGATATTAGACAATTTTCAGCTTTCTGGCATTATTAATACTACGCTTGTTGAAGAGGAGCTTGCCCTTTTTTTAGATACGTATAACCAATATAAACATAATGCCCCAATGTCAGGGATTCGATTGAAGGGTTGTTTGACGATTTTAATCGCTAAGATTTTAGAACAGTATGGCCGTAACCAATATCGAGGACAATTCATGCATGATCCAACGAATCAAAAAATGACCATGGATTTGGTTAAGCTTCAGCCTGTATTCGACTTTATCCATGAACATCTTCATCAACCCATTCGAGTGGAAGAGATTGCTGATGTAGCGGGTATGTCTGAGAAGTATTTTATCTCATATTTTAAGCAATCTATTGGTCTGACACCAGGACGCTACATTTACCAATTAAAAATGAATCGTGCCCGGGAATTATTGTACCTTAAACGCTATTCCATCCAGCAAATCGCAAGTATGCTCGGCTACCCTGATCCTTATAGCTTCTCTAAAGCGTTTAAAAAATATTATAAAGTGCCGCCTTCTAAGTTTGTATGGTAA
- a CDS encoding family 4 glycosyl hydrolase, whose amino-acid sequence MSITIQKPKVVVLGAGSLFFGRQCIWQMVHSKHLNKGTLTLVDTNEERLNKLVNLARMVVDANGVDLKIEGSVDRKEVLQDADFVVLSFAKDTVKYRGIDCEISEKYGIRMCSGDTIGPGGIFRAMRELPMIMDCAKDIEEICPEAWVINYINPSTVNGMALKRYAPNVKTFALCDSHHMPHKKRIYAERAGIIKDKSEYSEEIDGKFDLRIAGVNHFTWLLKAEYEGKDVLTLIAESLKRSAETETVGGDTGAKALYNDAISYQLYDIFGYVPTCTAHTKEYVPYWQGHGKLEDTIPPLSIWETEDRYKRHDEMWQQIDRFLSGETPISEYMDTFGPDHATDIIENMVGGLGKPFYINTLNQGAVTNMNDDSFLELLCEVTMDGVKPLPVGDMPRGIRGMQEIVLDTHELTVEAVMEGDRRKLRRAMLTDPLVNSIADADQIIEELLELEKDIIPEHWYAKDLV is encoded by the coding sequence ATTTCTATTACAATTCAGAAGCCTAAGGTCGTCGTTTTAGGAGCAGGGAGTTTGTTTTTCGGTCGTCAGTGTATTTGGCAAATGGTTCATTCTAAACATTTAAACAAAGGTACTTTGACTTTAGTAGATACAAACGAAGAACGATTAAACAAATTGGTCAATTTAGCCCGAATGGTTGTTGATGCTAATGGAGTAGATTTGAAGATTGAGGGATCAGTTGACCGTAAGGAAGTTCTTCAAGATGCGGATTTTGTTGTACTTAGTTTTGCTAAGGATACGGTAAAGTACAGGGGAATAGATTGTGAGATTTCCGAAAAGTATGGGATACGAATGTGCTCTGGTGATACGATCGGACCAGGTGGAATTTTCCGAGCGATGCGCGAGCTTCCTATGATTATGGATTGTGCAAAGGATATTGAAGAAATTTGTCCTGAAGCCTGGGTCATTAATTATATTAACCCTTCAACGGTAAATGGGATGGCATTAAAAAGATATGCACCGAATGTAAAAACGTTTGCTTTGTGTGATTCACATCATATGCCACATAAGAAAAGGATTTATGCTGAACGAGCAGGGATCATTAAGGACAAAAGTGAGTATTCCGAAGAAATTGACGGTAAATTTGATTTACGAATTGCCGGAGTAAATCACTTCACTTGGCTGTTAAAAGCAGAGTATGAAGGAAAAGATGTCCTTACGCTTATTGCTGAATCATTAAAGCGTTCGGCAGAAACCGAAACAGTAGGTGGTGACACAGGGGCAAAGGCTCTTTACAATGATGCCATCAGCTATCAACTGTATGACATATTCGGCTATGTTCCAACTTGTACGGCACATACAAAGGAATATGTTCCTTATTGGCAAGGGCACGGCAAACTGGAAGATACGATACCGCCATTATCGATTTGGGAAACGGAAGATCGTTATAAGCGCCATGATGAGATGTGGCAGCAAATTGACCGTTTTCTAAGCGGTGAAACACCAATCAGCGAGTATATGGATACATTTGGTCCTGACCATGCGACAGATATTATTGAAAATATGGTGGGCGGATTAGGGAAACCGTTCTACATTAATACACTTAATCAAGGCGCGGTAACAAATATGAATGATGATTCCTTCCTAGAACTTTTATGTGAAGTCACGATGGATGGGGTGAAGCCTTTACCTGTAGGCGATATGCCTCGCGGGATTCGCGGCATGCAAGAGATAGTGCTGGATACACATGAATTAACAGTGGAAGCCGTTATGGAAGGCGACCGCAGGAAGCTTAGAAGGGCTATGCTGACTGATCCTCTCGTTAACTCCATCGCTGATGCTGATCAAATCATTGAAGAACTTTTAGAGTTGGAAAAGGATATTATTCCTGAGCATTGGTATGCAAAGGATCTTGTATAA
- a CDS encoding extracellular solute-binding protein yields MLMKSKALSGLFLLLLFLLLVVGCSGNETSSEGNEKGKEIELKDPEDVEYPDEISYWTELVPNVAATSKSLNDVAAYQELEQITGTKVEFKHPSGEGSDITEQFNLMVASGKLPDVIEYNWRTVPNGPDQAIQAGTIIRLNELIEQYAPNLNKYLNENPEVKKMVTTDDGNIYTFPFLRGDESLMVFLGMIIRQDWLDKLDLEVPSTISEWEEVLTAIKNEDPNGNGKADEIPLMVQLNDFKYIGAFVGGYGIHAQFYNDNGTVKYGSIQPEFKDFLTTMNSWYEKGLLDPDFSAVDSKLMDAKVTNDQLGSFFGFSGGGIGKYTELMKEKNPDFKLIPTPNPSLKEGEKAATGHLEHAYSGMHSAAISGTAENPEEIVKWLDFAYSEEGHMLFNFGIEGESYEMVDGNPTYTEEITNNPDGLPMTQALGKYIRASYGGPLIQDKRYLEQYYELPEQKDAVKIWGESAENKINMPPTTLNVEESEEFNSIMSDLNTYYDETVIRFIMGEEPLDNFDDFVETLKGMGIERAIELQQAALDRYMER; encoded by the coding sequence ATGCTGATGAAATCGAAAGCGCTATCAGGACTATTTTTACTTCTACTATTTTTACTATTAGTTGTTGGGTGTTCTGGCAATGAGACGTCTAGTGAAGGAAATGAGAAAGGAAAAGAAATTGAACTAAAGGATCCAGAGGACGTAGAATATCCGGATGAAATATCTTATTGGACTGAGTTAGTTCCTAATGTGGCAGCAACATCAAAAAGCCTAAACGATGTAGCAGCATATCAAGAGTTAGAACAGATTACGGGTACAAAGGTTGAGTTTAAACATCCATCAGGGGAAGGTTCGGATATTACGGAACAGTTTAACCTTATGGTTGCATCTGGAAAGTTACCTGATGTTATTGAGTATAATTGGCGGACTGTTCCGAATGGTCCTGATCAGGCGATTCAAGCGGGTACAATTATACGCTTGAATGAACTGATCGAACAATATGCACCAAATCTAAATAAATATCTAAATGAAAACCCGGAAGTTAAGAAAATGGTGACAACCGATGATGGGAATATTTATACGTTTCCATTCCTTCGCGGTGATGAATCACTAATGGTATTTTTGGGGATGATCATCCGTCAAGATTGGTTGGACAAACTTGATTTAGAAGTACCATCAACGATTAGTGAATGGGAGGAAGTCTTAACAGCGATTAAAAATGAGGACCCTAACGGAAATGGTAAAGCAGATGAAATTCCGCTTATGGTTCAGCTTAATGATTTTAAGTATATTGGAGCGTTTGTTGGAGGGTATGGCATTCATGCTCAATTCTATAACGACAATGGGACTGTCAAATACGGGTCAATTCAACCTGAATTTAAGGACTTTTTAACAACGATGAATAGTTGGTATGAGAAAGGATTACTCGACCCGGATTTTTCTGCAGTTGATTCTAAGTTAATGGATGCAAAGGTAACAAATGATCAACTTGGTAGTTTCTTTGGCTTTAGTGGTGGTGGAATTGGGAAATATACGGAATTAATGAAAGAGAAAAATCCTGATTTTAAGCTTATTCCTACACCTAATCCTAGCCTTAAAGAAGGAGAAAAGGCAGCGACAGGTCATCTGGAGCATGCATATTCCGGTATGCATAGTGCTGCCATTTCAGGTACTGCGGAGAACCCGGAAGAAATTGTGAAATGGCTTGATTTTGCATACTCAGAGGAAGGACATATGCTCTTTAACTTTGGTATTGAAGGAGAAAGCTATGAAATGGTAGACGGAAACCCTACTTACACTGAGGAAATTACTAATAATCCAGATGGTTTGCCAATGACACAAGCTCTAGGAAAATATATAAGAGCATCTTATGGTGGACCACTTATTCAAGATAAACGTTATTTAGAACAATACTATGAATTACCTGAACAAAAAGATGCGGTTAAGATATGGGGGGAATCAGCAGAGAATAAAATTAATATGCCTCCAACTACTCTAAATGTTGAAGAAAGTGAAGAATTTAACTCCATTATGAGTGACTTAAACACGTATTATGATGAAACCGTTATCAGATTCATCATGGGTGAAGAGCCGCTGGATAATTTTGATGATTTCGTTGAAACATTAAAAGGAATGGGGATTGAAAGGGCAATTGAACTTCAACAAGCTGCTCTAGATCGTTATATGGAAAGGTAA
- a CDS encoding ABC transporter permease, which yields MVSPVVLYYIIFQYGPMYGLQIAFKDYSPVLGFLGSPWVGFDHFIEFFNSYYFGRLLTNTILLSLYSLLFAFPAGIILALLLNEVRGRIFKRTVQTITYMPHFVSLVVIVGILFDFTARDGVVNSILVSLFGIEPIAFMREAEWFRTLFIGSDIWQNVGWSSIIFLAAMSNIDPALYEAAKMDGAGRFKQMIHITLPGIMPTIVILLILLIGKFMTVGDEKILLMYNPTTYETADVIGTYVYRKGILESNFSYSAAVGLFKAVIAFTLLIIANGIARKVGDTKLW from the coding sequence ATGGTTTCTCCGGTGGTCCTCTATTATATTATCTTCCAATATGGACCTATGTATGGATTACAAATTGCTTTCAAAGATTACTCACCAGTCCTTGGTTTTCTTGGAAGTCCGTGGGTAGGTTTTGATCACTTTATCGAATTTTTTAATAGTTACTATTTTGGGAGACTCTTAACAAATACCATTCTTCTTAGCCTTTATAGTTTGCTTTTTGCCTTTCCTGCAGGAATCATCCTGGCCTTATTACTGAATGAAGTGAGAGGCAGAATATTCAAACGAACAGTTCAAACGATTACCTACATGCCTCACTTTGTCTCATTGGTCGTTATCGTCGGTATATTATTTGATTTCACAGCAAGAGACGGTGTGGTAAATAGTATATTAGTATCTTTATTTGGCATTGAACCGATTGCTTTTATGAGAGAAGCCGAATGGTTTAGAACCCTTTTTATCGGATCAGACATTTGGCAAAACGTTGGATGGAGTTCTATTATTTTTCTCGCGGCGATGTCAAATATTGATCCAGCGTTGTATGAAGCTGCAAAGATGGATGGTGCCGGCCGCTTTAAACAAATGATTCATATTACATTACCGGGAATTATGCCAACAATTGTTATCTTATTAATCTTGCTTATTGGAAAGTTTATGACAGTTGGTGATGAGAAAATCTTATTAATGTATAACCCGACAACCTACGAAACGGCTGACGTAATCGGAACCTATGTATACAGAAAAGGGATCCTGGAGAGTAACTTCAGCTACAGTGCTGCTGTTGGTCTATTTAAGGCGGTCATTGCCTTTACGTTACTGATCATAGCTAACGGTATAGCAAGAAAAGTTGGAGACACCAAATTGTGGTAG